Proteins from one Impatiens glandulifera chromosome 2, dImpGla2.1, whole genome shotgun sequence genomic window:
- the LOC124925740 gene encoding plant intracellular Ras-group-related LRR protein 6-like: MDAIGGSEKWWETVELQKLILAHNNIESLREDLRNLPLLSVLNVRHNKLSLLPAAIGELHMLKSLDVSFNMISSIPEEIGSATALVKFKCSNNQLKDLPGSIGRCSDLSEFKVEAEEKIK; encoded by the exons ATGGATGCTATTGGAGGCAGTGAGAAATGGTGGGAG ACCGTGGAGCTACAGAAGCTTATTTTAGCGCATAATAACATTGAATCGTTGAGGGAAGATCTCAGAAACTTGCCTTTATTGTCTGTACTTAATGTTAGACACAACAAGCTATCCCTCCTGCCGGCTGCCATAGGCGA GCTTCACATGCTAAAATCATTAGATGTTTCATTTAACATGATATCCAGCATACCTGAAGAAATTGGATCGGCAACTGCTTTGGTCAA GTTTAAATGCTCAAATAATCAACTAAAAGATCTTCCAGGCTCCATAGGACGTTGTTCAGATTTGTCAGAGTTCAAAG TGGAGGCCGAAGAGAAGATCAAGTAG
- the LOC124925157 gene encoding nascent polypeptide-associated complex subunit alpha-like protein 5, whose translation MKRSRLRLHPENRGSLHDIKIDAYKGLAFLPNYTRAARAGSIVSLNLFCGCSSELRNYPMGYVMGESDSIESLAIRFGSGKLIIEDDDDKDDDDEDVDDKDEDDVEDKLYRLIQIPMAGQVDATSRLKQSRSEKKSRKAMLKLGMKFIPGVSRVTVKKSKKTDLEF comes from the exons ATGAAACGGTCGAGATTGCGTCTTCATCC GGAAAACAGAGGATCTCTTCACGATATTAAGATCGATGCATACAAGGGTTTAGCTTTTCTTCCTAATTATACTAGGGCGGCTAGAGCTGGATCAATTGTTTCGTTAAATCTGTTTTGTGGATGTTCGAGTGAGTTGCGGAACTACCCGATGGGTTACGTGATGGGAGAGAGTGATAGTATTGAATCTTTAGCAATTAGATTTGGG TCTGGGAAACTtattattgaagatgatgatgacaaGGATGACGATGATGAGGATGTTGatgacaaagatgaagatgacgTTGAAGATAAATTGTACAGATTGATTCAAATTCCG ATGGCAGGTCAAGTTGATGCAACTAGCAGATTAAAGCAAAGCAGAAGCGAGAAAAAGAGCAGGAAGGCAATGCTTAAGCTTGGAATGAAGTTCATTCCTGGTGTCAGCAGAGTTACTGTGAAGAAGAGCAAAAAAACAGATTTGGAGTTCTAA